The Amycolatopsis sp. NBC_01480 genome segment CTTTCTGCGACGGCGGCGGCGCGGGCTTTCGCGTACGCGCCGCGCACGTCGTCCAGCGACGTCGCGGTGAAGACCGCGCAGCCCAGCGACTCGGCGTGACGCGCGAAGTCCACGCGTGGCGGCGAAGCGTGCGAAGTGCGGCAGTCGGCGTAGAAGTTGTTGAACGGCTTCCCGCCCTGTCCCTGCTGAAGCCGCGCGATGACCGCGTAGCCGTCGTTGTCGCAGACGACCGCGACGAGCGGGTGGCCCGCGAAGGCGGCGGAGAACAGGTCCGAGTTCAGCATCAGGTACGAGCCGTCGCCCAGGAGCGTGGTCACCAGGCCCTCGGTGTGCGCGATCGCCGCGCCCCACGCGCCGGACAGCTCGTAACCCATGCAGGAGAAGCCGTACTCGACGTCCATGCTCACCTCGCCGGAGCCGCGCCAGCCGCCGATCAGCTCACCGGGCAGGCCGCCCGACGCGGTCATCACGTAGTCGCGCGGCTCCGACAGGTCGTTCACCACCCCGACGACCTGCGCGTAGCTGGGGATCTCCGACGGCGCGGCACGCAGCGAGTCGATGTGGGCGTCCCAGCGGGCCCGCTCCTCGGCCGCCCGCGCCGTCCACTGTGGATCGACGCGCCAGCTCTCCAGCTGCGCGCTGAGGTCGGCAAGTCCGGCGTCCGCATCGCCCACCACGGCGAGCGCGCCGTGCTTGACCGCGTCGAACCGGGCCGCGTTCAGCGTGACCAGCCGGACGTCGGGGGAGAACACGGTCCACGACGCCGTGGTGAAGTCCTGCAGCCGGGTCCCGACCGCCAGCACCACGTCGGCCGCCGCGGCCATGACGTTCGCCGAGGTCGAGCCGGTGATGCCCAGCGGACCGGCGTGCAGCTCGTGGGTGTGCGGCACCAGCGTCCGGCCCGCCGTGGTCTCCGTGACCGGAATCCCGTGCCGCTGCGCGAAATCCAGCGCGCGGCGGCCGGCGCCCGAATAGCGGACGCCGCCGCCCAGCACCAGCAGCGGACGGCGGGCCGAGCGCAGGGCGGCGGCCGCCTCGGTCAGCGCGCGGCGGTCCGGCCGCGGGCGCGGCAGCCGGTGCGTGACCGGCTCGAACAGTGCCTCGGGGAAGTCGTAGGTCTCGGCCTGGACGTCCTGCGGCAGCGCCAGCGTGACCGGCCCGGCGTCCGCGGGATCGGTGAGCACCCGCGCGACCTGCGGCAGCGTCGCCAGCAGCTGCTCGGGCCGGGTGATCCGGTCGAAGTAGCGGCTGACCGCGCGGAAGGCGTCGTTGACCGTGGCTGTGCCGTCGTGGAAGGGCTCCACTTGCTGGAGCACCGGGTCCGGCGCGCGGCTGACGAACGTGTCGCCCGGCAGCAGCAGCACCGGCAGCCGGTTCGCGTGCGCGACCCCCGCCGCGGTCACCATGTTCAGCGCGCCCGGCCCGATCGACGACGTCACCACGCCGACCTGCCGACGCTGTGTCGCCTTCGCATAGCCGACGGCCGCGAGCGCCATGCCCTGCTCGGTGTGCCCGCGCCAGACCGGAATCCGGTCGCGTTGCTCTTCCAAGGCGGTGCCGAGGCCGAGCACGTTGCCGTGCCCGAAGATCGCGAACACCCCGGGGAACAGCGGGACCTCGCGCCCGTCCAGGGTTTCCGAGCGCTGCGCGAGCAGCCAGCGCACCAATGCCTGTGCCGTGGTGAGCCTCAGTGTCTTGCGGGGGCCGAGCCCCCGCGCCCCCGCCGGGAGCTCTGCCCCCGGACCCCATGAAGAATTCATGAGACCCGCCCTTCATAACTGGTGACCGGGCACCGCGGGTCCAGGTAACTGTCCGGCCAGGTGTCGCGGACCCAGCCGTGCGCCGGGTCGTCGCAGAACGCCATGGACCGCTCCTCGGCCGGGCCGGCCAGCACGTTCAGGTAATACATCGGGTAACCCGGCGCCGCGACGCAGGGGCCGTGATATCCGCGCGGGATCAGGAAAACGTCGCCGTCGCGCACCGCCACGTCCTCGTTCAGCTCGCCATCCGCGGTGTACGTGCGGTGCAGGCCGAAGCCCTCGCGTGAAGGCGTGACGCCGTCCCGCCCGGCGATGCGGAAGTAATAGACCTCTTCGTTGACGACCTCGCAGTCCGAGGCCTCGTCGTGTTTGTGCGGCGGGTACGAGGACCAGTTGCCGCCGGGGGTGATCAGCTCGCACGCGTTCAGCTTGTCCGCGTGGTCCCACACCCCGGGCGTGCCGAAATTGGTCACCTGCCGAGTCGCCGGCCCGGCGCCGCGCACCTCCACCGGCACGTCCTCGGCCGGGCCGTACTTCGGCTCCAGCCGGCGGGTGCACCGGGCCATCGGCAGCGCGACCTCGGCGCCGGTGGTCGAGGTGAGCACGACCTCGGCGTCACGCGGCACGTAGACGAAGTCCGTGACCCGGCTGAACACCGACTCGCGGCCGTCCAGCTCGAACTCCTCGCCGTCGACGCGGACCGAGAGCGAGCCGGACAGCGGCAGCACGAACGCCTCGAACTCGCCGGTCTCCACCACCCGCGGCAGCCGGGTGCCGACCTTGAGCACCTGCAGGCCGGTGTACGCCCAGCCCGCCGCTTCCGGGGTCAGCCGGACCGGGTCGACGCCGTCGGTCAGTGTCCCGAGTGGACGGTGCAGCTGGCTCACTTCGCGGCCTCCAGGGTCTTCGCGGCGGCTTCCACGGCGGCGCCGACGTCACCGTCCGGCGGGTACAGCAGGCTCCGGCCCACCACCAGCCCGCGCACCACCTCGTGGCGCAGGGTGCGGCCCCACGACACCAGGTCGGCGGCGGGGTCGCCGCTCGGCACCCCGCCCAGGATCACCACCGGCAGCGTGGTGGCGCCCAGCACGGCGGCGTCCTCAGTGGACGGGAGCTTCAGCCAGGTGTGCGCGGACGAGACACCGATGCCGGACGCCACAGTGACGGCCCGCGCCAGCGACGTCGCGTCCTTCTGCAGCACCAGCCGCCCGTCTTCACGCGTGTACGGCAGCGGCTCGACCATGGCCATCATGCCGAACGCGGCCAGTTCGGTGACCGCGTCCGCGCAGGCCTGGAGGGTCGGCACCGTGCCGGCGTCGGAGTCGACCAGGCGCAGCAGCATCTTGCCGCCGTCGAGCCGGGAGTCGACCAGCGAGGACGCGTGGTAGCCGGTGAACCGGTCGTCGATCTCCCAGTCGGCGCCGGCCAGCCCGCCGCGGTTCATCGAGCCGATCACGACCTTGTCGTGCAGCGCGTCGAGCAGCAGCAGCTCCTCGACCACGTCGGGGGTGCCGAGCAGGCCGTCCACGGCCGGGTTCGCCAGCGCCACCAGCAATCGCTCCAGCAGCGAGCGGCGGTCGGCCATCGCCAGCGGGTCGCCGCCGACGCCGAGCGCGCCGCGGGCTGGGTGGTCCGCCGCCACCAGGAACAGCGTTCCCTTGTCCGACAACAGGTTCTCGCGCCGTCGTCGCGAGGCGTACGCGCGCCGTACCGCGCCCGGGTCGGTCGCCCGCACCCGCAGCAGCTCGCTCCAGCGCGCGTCGGTCAGCAGGGGCGTCACAGCATCTCCTCGATTTCGGCGGCGGTGGGCATGGCGTCGGCGCAGGCCAGCCGCGAGGCGACCAGAGCGCCCGCCGCGTTCGCGTACTCCGCGATGCGCACCGGGTCCCAGCCGGACAGCAGCCCGTGCACCAGCGCGCCGCCGAAGCCGTCGCCGGCCCCGAGGCCGCAGACCACCTCGACCCGTTGCGGCGGCACGGTCCAGCGGCCCTCGGGGGTGGCGACCAGCACGCCGTCGGCCCCCTTCTTGATCACGGCGAGCCGCAGGCCGCGCGCGAGCATCCGGTCCGCCGCCTCGTCCGGCTCGGCGGTGCCGACGGCGACCTCTGCCTCGGCCCGGTTGCCGACCGCGACGGTCACGTGGTCCAGCATCCAGCCGATCTCCGCCCGCGCCGTGGCGGCGTCCGGCCAGAACATCGGCCGGTAGTCCAGGTCCAGCACGGTGTGCTCGCGCCGTCCGCGGGCTTCCAGCATCTTGCGTTGGGTGGCCCGCGCCGGTTCGGTGGAGACGCCGGTGCCGGTCACCCAAAGCAAAGGCACCGAACGCACGACGTCCCACGGCACGTCCGCCTCGGTCAGCGTGAGGTCGGGCGCGATGGGGGAGCGGTAGAACAGCAGCGGCGGGTCGGCGGGCGGGTTCAGCTCGCAGAACACCACCGGCGTCTGGAGCTCCGGCGAGGTGCCGACGTGCTCCGGCGTGACGCCGAACCCGCTCAGCGCCTGGCGCACGTAGTCGCCGAACCCGTCCGGGCCGAC includes the following:
- the iolC gene encoding 5-dehydro-2-deoxygluconokinase, giving the protein MSTKTTIEALTVGRVGVDLYPEQSGVPLAEVATFAKSLGGTATNVAVAAARLGRRTGVLTKVGPDGFGDYVRQALSGFGVTPEHVGTSPELQTPVVFCELNPPADPPLLFYRSPIAPDLTLTEADVPWDVVRSVPLLWVTGTGVSTEPARATQRKMLEARGRREHTVLDLDYRPMFWPDAATARAEIGWMLDHVTVAVGNRAEAEVAVGTAEPDEAADRMLARGLRLAVIKKGADGVLVATPEGRWTVPPQRVEVVCGLGAGDGFGGALVHGLLSGWDPVRIAEYANAAGALVASRLACADAMPTAAEIEEML
- the iolD gene encoding 3D-(3,5/4)-trihydroxycyclohexane-1,2-dione acylhydrolase (decyclizing), with amino-acid sequence MRLTTAQALVRWLLAQRSETLDGREVPLFPGVFAIFGHGNVLGLGTALEEQRDRIPVWRGHTEQGMALAAVGYAKATQRRQVGVVTSSIGPGALNMVTAAGVAHANRLPVLLLPGDTFVSRAPDPVLQQVEPFHDGTATVNDAFRAVSRYFDRITRPEQLLATLPQVARVLTDPADAGPVTLALPQDVQAETYDFPEALFEPVTHRLPRPRPDRRALTEAAAALRSARRPLLVLGGGVRYSGAGRRALDFAQRHGIPVTETTAGRTLVPHTHELHAGPLGITGSTSANVMAAAADVVLAVGTRLQDFTTASWTVFSPDVRLVTLNAARFDAVKHGALAVVGDADAGLADLSAQLESWRVDPQWTARAAEERARWDAHIDSLRAAPSEIPSYAQVVGVVNDLSEPRDYVMTASGGLPGELIGGWRGSGEVSMDVEYGFSCMGYELSGAWGAAIAHTEGLVTTLLGDGSYLMLNSDLFSAAFAGHPLVAVVCDNDGYAVIARLQQGQGGKPFNNFYADCRTSHASPPRVDFARHAESLGCAVFTATSLDDVRGAYAKARAAAVAESRPAVVVVRTQPSAWTEAGAWWEVGVPEHLAGRPDFDAAKPGQVRYLRQ
- a CDS encoding Cgl0159 family (beta/alpha)8-fold protein, which codes for MTPLLTDARWSELLRVRATDPGAVRRAYASRRRRENLLSDKGTLFLVAADHPARGALGVGGDPLAMADRRSLLERLLVALANPAVDGLLGTPDVVEELLLLDALHDKVVIGSMNRGGLAGADWEIDDRFTGYHASSLVDSRLDGGKMLLRLVDSDAGTVPTLQACADAVTELAAFGMMAMVEPLPYTREDGRLVLQKDATSLARAVTVASGIGVSSAHTWLKLPSTEDAAVLGATTLPVVILGGVPSGDPAADLVSWGRTLRHEVVRGLVVGRSLLYPPDGDVGAAVEAAAKTLEAAK
- the iolB gene encoding 5-deoxy-glucuronate isomerase, with the translated sequence MSQLHRPLGTLTDGVDPVRLTPEAAGWAYTGLQVLKVGTRLPRVVETGEFEAFVLPLSGSLSVRVDGEEFELDGRESVFSRVTDFVYVPRDAEVVLTSTTGAEVALPMARCTRRLEPKYGPAEDVPVEVRGAGPATRQVTNFGTPGVWDHADKLNACELITPGGNWSSYPPHKHDEASDCEVVNEEVYYFRIAGRDGVTPSREGFGLHRTYTADGELNEDVAVRDGDVFLIPRGYHGPCVAAPGYPMYYLNVLAGPAEERSMAFCDDPAHGWVRDTWPDSYLDPRCPVTSYEGRVS